The following proteins are encoded in a genomic region of Pungitius pungitius chromosome 19, fPunPun2.1, whole genome shotgun sequence:
- the ctdspla gene encoding CTD (carboxy-terminal domain, RNA polymerase II, polypeptide A) small phosphatase-like a isoform X1, with protein sequence MDNTSIITQVANPKEEESISSSPDKVSQSNCSLKKHRSRGIFSPFLCCFRKHNDYNVEPPPANNKTLSVPPPPEENGGPPKCDQVQVIPIPSPPDKFLLPEVGVDDFGKNCVVIDLDETLVHSSFKPISNADFIVPVEIDGTVHQVYVLKRPHVDEFLQRMGELFECVLFTASLAKYADPVADLLDQWGVFRARLFRESCVFHRGNYVKDLSRLGRELSNVIIIDNSPASYIFHPENAVPVQSWFDDMTDTELLDLIPLFEGLGKEEDVYSLLQSLRNR encoded by the exons TCTCCCAGTCCAACTGCAGCCTGAAGAAGCACCGCAGCCGCGGCATCTTCAGCCCGTTCCTCTGCTGCTTCCGCAAACACAATGACTACAATGTGGAGCCGCCACCCGCCAACAACAAGACGCTCTCTGTGCCCCCGCCGCCCGAAGAGAACGGCGGTCCCCCCAAG TGTGACCAGGTCCAGGTCATCCCCATCCCCAGT CCTCCAGACAAGTTCCTTCTGCCGGAGGTCGGTGTAGACGACTTTGGCAAGAACTGCGTGGTGATCGACCTGGACGAAACCCTCGTGCACAGCTCCTTCAAG CCCATCAGCAATGCAGACTTCATCGTTCCAGTGGAGATTGATGGGACTGTTCATCAG GTGTATGTGCTGAAGAGGCCCCACGTGGATGAGTTCCTCCAGAGGATGGGGGAGCTCTTTGAATGCGTCCTCTTCACGGCGAGCCTAGCTAAG TACGCCGACCCTGTGGCCGACCTGCTGGACCAGTGGGGGGTGTTTCGTGCCCGCCTCTTCAGGGAGTCGTGTGTTTTCCACAGAGGGAACTACGTCAAAGACCTCAGCCGGCTGGGCCGGGAGCTCAGCAACGTCATCATCATAGACAACTCGCCCGCCTCCTACATCTTCCACCCGGAGAACGCA GTGCCGGTGCAGTCGTGGTTCGACGACATGACGGACACGGAGCTGCTTGACCTCATTCCTCTGTTTGAGGGACTCGGCAAGGAGGAGGACGTCTACAGCCTGTTACAGAGTCTGAGGAACAGGTAG
- the vill gene encoding villin-1 isoform X1: protein MDYRVESKNEKPWSKDAARPSLRQKLAKFSRMMDDDNQETFKNVSQKPGLQIWTINNMQMVPVPAQGFGNFFEGDCYIVLYISQNKGSGQSADIHYWIGNSSSQDEQGAAAIYVTQLDEHLGGTPVQHRETQGNESALFRGYFKNGLIYKKGGVASGFHHVDPNVYNVLRLLHVKGRKHVTAAEVEVSWNSFNNGDIFLLDMGKAIVQWNGPQSNRREKLKAVLLAQDIRDRERGGRAQIGVVEGGAERDSPELMKVMAAVLGQRSGQLKEAVPDDEPDRVQNANVRLYQVFENSGNLVVQEVATQPLTQDLLHSSDCYIADQGGSSVMVWKGKHASKLERQEALNRALGYIKAKKYPPSTSVDVMSEGGESALFKHLFKSWRDKEQTQGLGATYNVGKIAKVDQVKFDVMELHARPELAAQQRMVDDASGEVKVWRIENLELAEVNPSSYGQFYGGDCYLVLYTYQISNQQQYILYMWQGRHATQDEITACAFQAVNVDNKYNGAPVQVRVIMGKEPRHFLAIFKGKFIIFEGGTGRPGVVNPERGPRLFQVRGTNELNTKATEVPARASSLNSNDVFVLQTHHVCNLWYGKGCSGDERVMGRTMSEALSKQDKQVVMEGQEPAEFWVALGGKAPYACDKRLQREEPPHSPRLFECSNQTGCFRMTEVDDYAQSDLDEDDVMLLDTWEEIFLWVGNSANQYEIKEAWNSAQDYLRTHPAGRDPDTPIVCVKQGYEPPTFTGWFSAWDPHKWSGGNSYEEMTKKLSDPASLSQISVDLSNPFFNKSPGGGGGYRAPGGPAGSPTPSNPESPSTQRAQALSPSSGGMYLDPEVLINKSPSELPQGVDPSCREDHLSDAAFENLLGTTRPDFKRLPKWRQSDLKKKAGLF from the exons ATGGATTACAGGGTTGAATCTAAAAATGAAAAGCCGTGGTCAAAG GACGCAGCGAGGCCTTCACTCCGCCAGAAGCTAGCCAAG TTCAGCAGAATGATGGATGATGACAAtcaagaaacatttaaaaatgtcagcCAGAAGCCCGGCCTGCAGATATGGACCATCAAT AACATGCAGATGGTCCCTGTTCCAGCTCAAGGCTTTGGTAACTTCTTTGAGGGGGACTGTTACATTGTTCTATAT ATAAGTCAGAACAAGGGCTCGGGCCAGTCGGCCGACATCCACTACTGGATAGGGAACTCCTCTTCTCAGGACGAGCAGGGGGCCGCGGCCATCTACGTCACCCAGCTGGACGAGCACCTGGGCGGGACCCCGGTCCAGCACCGGGAGACGCAGGGCAACGAGTCTGCTCTGTTCAGGGGCTACTTCAAGAATGGTCTCAT CTACAAGAAGGGCGGAGTGGCCTCTGGATTCCACCACGTCGACCCGAACGTCTACAACGTCCTGCGGCTGCTGCACGTCAAAGGGAGGAAGCATGTCACCGCGGCAGAG gtGGAGGTGTCATGGAACAGCTTTAACAATGGAGACATATTCCTACTGGACATGGGGAAAGCTATCGTGCAGTGGAACGGCCCCCAGAGCAACAGGAGGGAGAAGCTCAAG GCCGTCTTGTTGGCTCAGGACATCCGCGACCGGGAGAGAGGAGGCCGGGCTCAGATCGGcgtggtggagggaggagcgGAGCGGGACTCCCCGGAACTCATGAAGGTCATGGCGGCGGTGCTGGGCCAGAGGAGCGGGCAGCTGAAGGAGGCCGTCCCTGACGACGAGCCGGACCGTGTTCAGAACGCCAACGTCAGACTCTACCA AGTTTTTGAAAACAGCGGGAATCTGGTGGTGCAAGAAGTGGCCACGCAGCCCCTGACCCAGGATCTGCTGCACTCCTCT GACTGCTACATCGCCGACCAGGGAGGCTCGAGTGTGATGGTGTGGAAGGGAAAACACGCTTCCAAGCTGGAGCGGCAGGAAGCTCTCAATAGGGCACTG GGCTACATCAAAGCCAAGAAATACCCACCGAGCACCAGTGTGGATGTGATGTCCGAGGGAGGAGAGTCAGCATTGTTCAAGCACCTGTTCAAGTCCTGGAGAGATAAGGAGCAAACTCAGGGTCTGGGCGCCACCTACAATGTGGGAAAGATag caAAGGTCGACCAAGTGAAGTTTGACGTGATGGAGCTCCACGCTCGTCCCGAACTGGCGGCGCAGCAGCGCATGGTGGACGACGCCTCTGGAGAGGTTAAG GTGTGGCGTATTGAGAACTTGGAGCTGGCTGAAGTAAATCCAAGCAGTTATGGACAGTTTTACGGTGGAGACTGCTACTTGGTGCTGTACACATATCAAATATCAAACCAGCAGCAGTACATACTCTACATGTGGCAG GGCCGTCACGCCACTCAAGATGAGATCACAGCGTGCGCCTTCCAGGCGGTCAATGTTGATAACAAGTACAATGGAGCCCCGGTGCAGGTCAGGGTGATCATGGGAAAGGAACCTCGCCATTTCCTCGCCATATTCAAAGGGAAATTCATCATCTTTgag GGTGGGACGGGCCGACCTGGTGTTGTCAACCCTGAACGAGGACCCAGGCTCTTCCAGGTCAGAGGGACCAACGAGCTGAACACCAAGGCCACCGAAGTGCCGGCGAGGGCCTCGTCCCTCAACAGCAACGATGTCTTCGTGCTCCAGACCCACCACGTGTGCAACCTGTGGTACGGGAAG GGCTGCAGCGGCGATGAGAGGGTGATGGGGAGAACGATGTCTGAAGCGCTGTCCAAGCAGGACAAGCAGGTGGTGATGGAGGGCCAGGAGCCAGCTGAATTCTGGGTAGCCCTGGGAGGAAAGGCTCCCTACGCGTGTGACAAGAG ACTGCAGCGGGAGGAGCCTCCTCACAGTCCACGGCTGTTTGAGTGCTCCAATCAAACAGGTTGCTTCAGGATGACCGAGGTGGACGACTACGCTCAGAGTGACCTGGACGAAGATGACGTCATGCTGCTGGACAcctgggaggag ATCTTCTTGTGGGTCGGAAACTCAGCCAACCAGTACGAGATCAAGGAGGCGTGGAACAGCGCGCAGGACTATCTGAGGACTCACCCGGCGGGCCGCGACCCAGACACGCCCATCGTCTGTGTCAAACAGGGATACGAGCCGCCCACCTTCACCGGCTGGTTCAGCGCTTGGGACCCTCACAAGTGGAGC GGAGGAAACTCCTATGAGGAGATGACAAAAAAGCTGAGTGATCCAGCATCTCTCTCACAGATCAGTGTT GATCTGAGCAACCCTTTTTTCAATAAGAGTcccggtggtggaggtggttaCAGGGCTCCAGGGGGCCCTGCAGGTTCCCCCACACCCTCTAACCCCGAGAGCCCGTCGACCCAAAGGGCCCAGGCCCTGTCCCCCTCCTCTGGCGGGATGTACCTGGACCCAGAGGTCCTCATCAACAAGTCTCCCAGTGAGCTGCCACAGGGAGTGGACCCCAGCTGtagagag GATCACCTCTCCGACGCTGCTTTCGAGAACCTGCTCGGCACGACTCGCCCAGATTTCAAACGCCTGCCGAAGTGGAGGCAGAGTGACTTGAAGAAAAAAGCCGGACTTTTCTGA
- the ctdspla gene encoding CTD (carboxy-terminal domain, RNA polymerase II, polypeptide A) small phosphatase-like a isoform X2: MDNTSIITQVANPKEEESISSSPDKVSQSNCSLKKHRSRGIFSPFLCCFRKHNDYNVEPPPANNKTLSVPPPPEENGGPPKPPDKFLLPEVGVDDFGKNCVVIDLDETLVHSSFKPISNADFIVPVEIDGTVHQVYVLKRPHVDEFLQRMGELFECVLFTASLAKYADPVADLLDQWGVFRARLFRESCVFHRGNYVKDLSRLGRELSNVIIIDNSPASYIFHPENAVPVQSWFDDMTDTELLDLIPLFEGLGKEEDVYSLLQSLRNR, from the exons TCTCCCAGTCCAACTGCAGCCTGAAGAAGCACCGCAGCCGCGGCATCTTCAGCCCGTTCCTCTGCTGCTTCCGCAAACACAATGACTACAATGTGGAGCCGCCACCCGCCAACAACAAGACGCTCTCTGTGCCCCCGCCGCCCGAAGAGAACGGCGGTCCCCCCAAG CCTCCAGACAAGTTCCTTCTGCCGGAGGTCGGTGTAGACGACTTTGGCAAGAACTGCGTGGTGATCGACCTGGACGAAACCCTCGTGCACAGCTCCTTCAAG CCCATCAGCAATGCAGACTTCATCGTTCCAGTGGAGATTGATGGGACTGTTCATCAG GTGTATGTGCTGAAGAGGCCCCACGTGGATGAGTTCCTCCAGAGGATGGGGGAGCTCTTTGAATGCGTCCTCTTCACGGCGAGCCTAGCTAAG TACGCCGACCCTGTGGCCGACCTGCTGGACCAGTGGGGGGTGTTTCGTGCCCGCCTCTTCAGGGAGTCGTGTGTTTTCCACAGAGGGAACTACGTCAAAGACCTCAGCCGGCTGGGCCGGGAGCTCAGCAACGTCATCATCATAGACAACTCGCCCGCCTCCTACATCTTCCACCCGGAGAACGCA GTGCCGGTGCAGTCGTGGTTCGACGACATGACGGACACGGAGCTGCTTGACCTCATTCCTCTGTTTGAGGGACTCGGCAAGGAGGAGGACGTCTACAGCCTGTTACAGAGTCTGAGGAACAGGTAG
- the vill gene encoding villin-1 isoform X2, producing the protein MDYRVESKNEKPWSKDAARPSLRQKLAKFSRMMDDDNQETFKNVSQKPGLQIWTINNMQMVPVPAQGFGNFFEGDCYIVLYISQNKGSGQSADIHYWIGNSSSQDEQGAAAIYVTQLDEHLGGTPVQHRETQGNESALFRGYFKNGLIYKKGGVASGFHHVDPNVYNVLRLLHVKGRKHVTAAEVEVSWNSFNNGDIFLLDMGKAIVQWNGPQSNRREKLKAVLLAQDIRDRERGGRAQIGVVEGGAERDSPELMKVMAAVLGQRSGQLKEAVPDDEPDRVQNANVRLYQVFENSGNLVVQEVATQPLTQDLLHSSDCYIADQGGSSVMVWKGKHASKLERQEALNRALGYIKAKKYPPSTSVDVMSEGGESALFKHLFKSWRDKEQTQGLGATYNVGKIAKVDQVKFDVMELHARPELAAQQRMVDDASGEVKVWRIENLELAEVNPSSYGQFYGGDCYLVLYTYQISNQQQYILYMWQGRHATQDEITACAFQAVNVDNKYNGAPVQVRVIMGKEPRHFLAIFKGKFIIFEGGTGRPGVVNPERGPRLFQVRGTNELNTKATEVPARASSLNSNDVFVLQTHHVCNLWYGKGCSGDERVMGRTMSEALSKQDKQVVMEGQEPAEFWVALGGKAPYACDKRLQREEPPHSPRLFECSNQTGCFRMTEVDDYAQSDLDEDDVMLLDTWEEIFLWVGNSANQYEIKEAWNSAQDYLRTHPAGRDPDTPIVCVKQGYEPPTFTGWFSAWDPHKWSDLSNPFFNKSPGGGGGYRAPGGPAGSPTPSNPESPSTQRAQALSPSSGGMYLDPEVLINKSPSELPQGVDPSCREDHLSDAAFENLLGTTRPDFKRLPKWRQSDLKKKAGLF; encoded by the exons ATGGATTACAGGGTTGAATCTAAAAATGAAAAGCCGTGGTCAAAG GACGCAGCGAGGCCTTCACTCCGCCAGAAGCTAGCCAAG TTCAGCAGAATGATGGATGATGACAAtcaagaaacatttaaaaatgtcagcCAGAAGCCCGGCCTGCAGATATGGACCATCAAT AACATGCAGATGGTCCCTGTTCCAGCTCAAGGCTTTGGTAACTTCTTTGAGGGGGACTGTTACATTGTTCTATAT ATAAGTCAGAACAAGGGCTCGGGCCAGTCGGCCGACATCCACTACTGGATAGGGAACTCCTCTTCTCAGGACGAGCAGGGGGCCGCGGCCATCTACGTCACCCAGCTGGACGAGCACCTGGGCGGGACCCCGGTCCAGCACCGGGAGACGCAGGGCAACGAGTCTGCTCTGTTCAGGGGCTACTTCAAGAATGGTCTCAT CTACAAGAAGGGCGGAGTGGCCTCTGGATTCCACCACGTCGACCCGAACGTCTACAACGTCCTGCGGCTGCTGCACGTCAAAGGGAGGAAGCATGTCACCGCGGCAGAG gtGGAGGTGTCATGGAACAGCTTTAACAATGGAGACATATTCCTACTGGACATGGGGAAAGCTATCGTGCAGTGGAACGGCCCCCAGAGCAACAGGAGGGAGAAGCTCAAG GCCGTCTTGTTGGCTCAGGACATCCGCGACCGGGAGAGAGGAGGCCGGGCTCAGATCGGcgtggtggagggaggagcgGAGCGGGACTCCCCGGAACTCATGAAGGTCATGGCGGCGGTGCTGGGCCAGAGGAGCGGGCAGCTGAAGGAGGCCGTCCCTGACGACGAGCCGGACCGTGTTCAGAACGCCAACGTCAGACTCTACCA AGTTTTTGAAAACAGCGGGAATCTGGTGGTGCAAGAAGTGGCCACGCAGCCCCTGACCCAGGATCTGCTGCACTCCTCT GACTGCTACATCGCCGACCAGGGAGGCTCGAGTGTGATGGTGTGGAAGGGAAAACACGCTTCCAAGCTGGAGCGGCAGGAAGCTCTCAATAGGGCACTG GGCTACATCAAAGCCAAGAAATACCCACCGAGCACCAGTGTGGATGTGATGTCCGAGGGAGGAGAGTCAGCATTGTTCAAGCACCTGTTCAAGTCCTGGAGAGATAAGGAGCAAACTCAGGGTCTGGGCGCCACCTACAATGTGGGAAAGATag caAAGGTCGACCAAGTGAAGTTTGACGTGATGGAGCTCCACGCTCGTCCCGAACTGGCGGCGCAGCAGCGCATGGTGGACGACGCCTCTGGAGAGGTTAAG GTGTGGCGTATTGAGAACTTGGAGCTGGCTGAAGTAAATCCAAGCAGTTATGGACAGTTTTACGGTGGAGACTGCTACTTGGTGCTGTACACATATCAAATATCAAACCAGCAGCAGTACATACTCTACATGTGGCAG GGCCGTCACGCCACTCAAGATGAGATCACAGCGTGCGCCTTCCAGGCGGTCAATGTTGATAACAAGTACAATGGAGCCCCGGTGCAGGTCAGGGTGATCATGGGAAAGGAACCTCGCCATTTCCTCGCCATATTCAAAGGGAAATTCATCATCTTTgag GGTGGGACGGGCCGACCTGGTGTTGTCAACCCTGAACGAGGACCCAGGCTCTTCCAGGTCAGAGGGACCAACGAGCTGAACACCAAGGCCACCGAAGTGCCGGCGAGGGCCTCGTCCCTCAACAGCAACGATGTCTTCGTGCTCCAGACCCACCACGTGTGCAACCTGTGGTACGGGAAG GGCTGCAGCGGCGATGAGAGGGTGATGGGGAGAACGATGTCTGAAGCGCTGTCCAAGCAGGACAAGCAGGTGGTGATGGAGGGCCAGGAGCCAGCTGAATTCTGGGTAGCCCTGGGAGGAAAGGCTCCCTACGCGTGTGACAAGAG ACTGCAGCGGGAGGAGCCTCCTCACAGTCCACGGCTGTTTGAGTGCTCCAATCAAACAGGTTGCTTCAGGATGACCGAGGTGGACGACTACGCTCAGAGTGACCTGGACGAAGATGACGTCATGCTGCTGGACAcctgggaggag ATCTTCTTGTGGGTCGGAAACTCAGCCAACCAGTACGAGATCAAGGAGGCGTGGAACAGCGCGCAGGACTATCTGAGGACTCACCCGGCGGGCCGCGACCCAGACACGCCCATCGTCTGTGTCAAACAGGGATACGAGCCGCCCACCTTCACCGGCTGGTTCAGCGCTTGGGACCCTCACAAGTGGAGC GATCTGAGCAACCCTTTTTTCAATAAGAGTcccggtggtggaggtggttaCAGGGCTCCAGGGGGCCCTGCAGGTTCCCCCACACCCTCTAACCCCGAGAGCCCGTCGACCCAAAGGGCCCAGGCCCTGTCCCCCTCCTCTGGCGGGATGTACCTGGACCCAGAGGTCCTCATCAACAAGTCTCCCAGTGAGCTGCCACAGGGAGTGGACCCCAGCTGtagagag GATCACCTCTCCGACGCTGCTTTCGAGAACCTGCTCGGCACGACTCGCCCAGATTTCAAACGCCTGCCGAAGTGGAGGCAGAGTGACTTGAAGAAAAAAGCCGGACTTTTCTGA
- the vill gene encoding villin-1 isoform X3: MMDDDNQETFKNVSQKPGLQIWTINNMQMVPVPAQGFGNFFEGDCYIVLYISQNKGSGQSADIHYWIGNSSSQDEQGAAAIYVTQLDEHLGGTPVQHRETQGNESALFRGYFKNGLIYKKGGVASGFHHVDPNVYNVLRLLHVKGRKHVTAAEVEVSWNSFNNGDIFLLDMGKAIVQWNGPQSNRREKLKAVLLAQDIRDRERGGRAQIGVVEGGAERDSPELMKVMAAVLGQRSGQLKEAVPDDEPDRVQNANVRLYQVFENSGNLVVQEVATQPLTQDLLHSSDCYIADQGGSSVMVWKGKHASKLERQEALNRALGYIKAKKYPPSTSVDVMSEGGESALFKHLFKSWRDKEQTQGLGATYNVGKIAKVDQVKFDVMELHARPELAAQQRMVDDASGEVKVWRIENLELAEVNPSSYGQFYGGDCYLVLYTYQISNQQQYILYMWQGRHATQDEITACAFQAVNVDNKYNGAPVQVRVIMGKEPRHFLAIFKGKFIIFEGGTGRPGVVNPERGPRLFQVRGTNELNTKATEVPARASSLNSNDVFVLQTHHVCNLWYGKGCSGDERVMGRTMSEALSKQDKQVVMEGQEPAEFWVALGGKAPYACDKRLQREEPPHSPRLFECSNQTGCFRMTEVDDYAQSDLDEDDVMLLDTWEEIFLWVGNSANQYEIKEAWNSAQDYLRTHPAGRDPDTPIVCVKQGYEPPTFTGWFSAWDPHKWSGGNSYEEMTKKLSDPASLSQISVDLSNPFFNKSPGGGGGYRAPGGPAGSPTPSNPESPSTQRAQALSPSSGGMYLDPEVLINKSPSELPQGVDPSCREDHLSDAAFENLLGTTRPDFKRLPKWRQSDLKKKAGLF; encoded by the exons ATGATGGATGATGACAAtcaagaaacatttaaaaatgtcagcCAGAAGCCCGGCCTGCAGATATGGACCATCAAT AACATGCAGATGGTCCCTGTTCCAGCTCAAGGCTTTGGTAACTTCTTTGAGGGGGACTGTTACATTGTTCTATAT ATAAGTCAGAACAAGGGCTCGGGCCAGTCGGCCGACATCCACTACTGGATAGGGAACTCCTCTTCTCAGGACGAGCAGGGGGCCGCGGCCATCTACGTCACCCAGCTGGACGAGCACCTGGGCGGGACCCCGGTCCAGCACCGGGAGACGCAGGGCAACGAGTCTGCTCTGTTCAGGGGCTACTTCAAGAATGGTCTCAT CTACAAGAAGGGCGGAGTGGCCTCTGGATTCCACCACGTCGACCCGAACGTCTACAACGTCCTGCGGCTGCTGCACGTCAAAGGGAGGAAGCATGTCACCGCGGCAGAG gtGGAGGTGTCATGGAACAGCTTTAACAATGGAGACATATTCCTACTGGACATGGGGAAAGCTATCGTGCAGTGGAACGGCCCCCAGAGCAACAGGAGGGAGAAGCTCAAG GCCGTCTTGTTGGCTCAGGACATCCGCGACCGGGAGAGAGGAGGCCGGGCTCAGATCGGcgtggtggagggaggagcgGAGCGGGACTCCCCGGAACTCATGAAGGTCATGGCGGCGGTGCTGGGCCAGAGGAGCGGGCAGCTGAAGGAGGCCGTCCCTGACGACGAGCCGGACCGTGTTCAGAACGCCAACGTCAGACTCTACCA AGTTTTTGAAAACAGCGGGAATCTGGTGGTGCAAGAAGTGGCCACGCAGCCCCTGACCCAGGATCTGCTGCACTCCTCT GACTGCTACATCGCCGACCAGGGAGGCTCGAGTGTGATGGTGTGGAAGGGAAAACACGCTTCCAAGCTGGAGCGGCAGGAAGCTCTCAATAGGGCACTG GGCTACATCAAAGCCAAGAAATACCCACCGAGCACCAGTGTGGATGTGATGTCCGAGGGAGGAGAGTCAGCATTGTTCAAGCACCTGTTCAAGTCCTGGAGAGATAAGGAGCAAACTCAGGGTCTGGGCGCCACCTACAATGTGGGAAAGATag caAAGGTCGACCAAGTGAAGTTTGACGTGATGGAGCTCCACGCTCGTCCCGAACTGGCGGCGCAGCAGCGCATGGTGGACGACGCCTCTGGAGAGGTTAAG GTGTGGCGTATTGAGAACTTGGAGCTGGCTGAAGTAAATCCAAGCAGTTATGGACAGTTTTACGGTGGAGACTGCTACTTGGTGCTGTACACATATCAAATATCAAACCAGCAGCAGTACATACTCTACATGTGGCAG GGCCGTCACGCCACTCAAGATGAGATCACAGCGTGCGCCTTCCAGGCGGTCAATGTTGATAACAAGTACAATGGAGCCCCGGTGCAGGTCAGGGTGATCATGGGAAAGGAACCTCGCCATTTCCTCGCCATATTCAAAGGGAAATTCATCATCTTTgag GGTGGGACGGGCCGACCTGGTGTTGTCAACCCTGAACGAGGACCCAGGCTCTTCCAGGTCAGAGGGACCAACGAGCTGAACACCAAGGCCACCGAAGTGCCGGCGAGGGCCTCGTCCCTCAACAGCAACGATGTCTTCGTGCTCCAGACCCACCACGTGTGCAACCTGTGGTACGGGAAG GGCTGCAGCGGCGATGAGAGGGTGATGGGGAGAACGATGTCTGAAGCGCTGTCCAAGCAGGACAAGCAGGTGGTGATGGAGGGCCAGGAGCCAGCTGAATTCTGGGTAGCCCTGGGAGGAAAGGCTCCCTACGCGTGTGACAAGAG ACTGCAGCGGGAGGAGCCTCCTCACAGTCCACGGCTGTTTGAGTGCTCCAATCAAACAGGTTGCTTCAGGATGACCGAGGTGGACGACTACGCTCAGAGTGACCTGGACGAAGATGACGTCATGCTGCTGGACAcctgggaggag ATCTTCTTGTGGGTCGGAAACTCAGCCAACCAGTACGAGATCAAGGAGGCGTGGAACAGCGCGCAGGACTATCTGAGGACTCACCCGGCGGGCCGCGACCCAGACACGCCCATCGTCTGTGTCAAACAGGGATACGAGCCGCCCACCTTCACCGGCTGGTTCAGCGCTTGGGACCCTCACAAGTGGAGC GGAGGAAACTCCTATGAGGAGATGACAAAAAAGCTGAGTGATCCAGCATCTCTCTCACAGATCAGTGTT GATCTGAGCAACCCTTTTTTCAATAAGAGTcccggtggtggaggtggttaCAGGGCTCCAGGGGGCCCTGCAGGTTCCCCCACACCCTCTAACCCCGAGAGCCCGTCGACCCAAAGGGCCCAGGCCCTGTCCCCCTCCTCTGGCGGGATGTACCTGGACCCAGAGGTCCTCATCAACAAGTCTCCCAGTGAGCTGCCACAGGGAGTGGACCCCAGCTGtagagag GATCACCTCTCCGACGCTGCTTTCGAGAACCTGCTCGGCACGACTCGCCCAGATTTCAAACGCCTGCCGAAGTGGAGGCAGAGTGACTTGAAGAAAAAAGCCGGACTTTTCTGA